One region of Gossypium raimondii isolate GPD5lz chromosome 6, ASM2569854v1, whole genome shotgun sequence genomic DNA includes:
- the LOC128041679 gene encoding secreted RxLR effector protein 161-like has translation MGACNRVRNPIVPSSKLSKEKEGAQVDGTLFKQIVGSLIYMIVTRPDLMYSVCLISRFMSNPMEVHMLAAKTILSYVQATTDFGILYKRNCTHELMAYTNSDYARDLSDRKSTSGYVFMLSGGAVAWASKKQPVVTLSTTEAEYVAAASCACQSVWMQRIWKQIKGTQSKPVKIFCDNSSTIKLAKSQSFMEEINTLM, from the coding sequence ATGGGGGCTTGCAATAGAGTTAGGAATCCAATAGTTCCTAGCAGTAAATTGtcaaaggaaaaagaaggaGCACAAGTCGATGGAACCTTATTCAAGCAAATCGTGGGAAGTTTGATTTACATGATAGTCACAAGACCTGATTTGATGTATAGTGTATGTCTGATTAGTAGATTCATGTCAAATCCAATGGAAGTACATATGCTGGCAGCTAAAACAATTCTGAGTTATGTTCAAGCTACCACAGATTTTGGCATTCTTTACAAGAGGAATTGCACACATGAACTGATGGCGTACACAAATAGTGATTATGCTAGAGATTTGAGTGATCGAAAGAGTACTTCAGGCTATGTCTTTATGCTAAGTGGAGGAGCAGTAGCTTGGGCATCAAAGAAGCAACCCGTTGTTACTCTGTCAACTACAGAAGCAGAGTATGTAGCTGCTGCCTCATGTGCTTGTCAAAGTGTATGGATGCAGCGAATTTGGAAGCAAATTAAAGGTACCCAAAGCAAACCAGTCAAAATTTTTTGTGATAACTCCTCTACCATTAAGCTTGCAAAAAGCCAATCtttcatggaagaaataaaCACATTGATGTAA
- the LOC105774713 gene encoding transcription repressor OFP8, with amino-acid sequence MENRFRLRISRMFRSSFGSCRTRTVSDVAEKVVFSLENHNRFRCMEPSSTSPPKVRPLPSICKPRYPESHQPTQGTRRKVSACYPPFLLSATDFDGLKCPPASPISPLNLFSNCEDFGFYEKKKSLARKKKNNKRVHVKCKNMSSNSTFFSSSSHESVTYSSNYGGCGWWFSSEDETETLFSSRTLSLDSTESIRQHSNYRRKYNTRRRRAKSCSCNIGVLPLEGRNTVKDSFAVVKSSDDPYNDFKASMVEMIVERQIFADQDLEQLLQCFLSLNSHHHHRIIIEVFTEICKTLFSNWS; translated from the coding sequence ATGGAAAATCGATTCAGGCTACGAATCTCTCGCATGTTTCGATCCTCGTTTGGCTCCTGCCGGACCCGGACCGTCTCCGACGTTGCGGAAAAAGTTGTTTTCTCACTTGAAAACCACAACAGGTTCCGGTGCATGGAGCCATCGTCGACGTCGCCACCTAAGGTTCGACCCTTACCTTCCATTTGCAAACCCAGATACCCTGAATCTCATCAACCAACCCAAGGCACAAGGCGTAAAGTGTCTGCTTGTTACCCTCCTTTTCTTCTCTCTGCCACTGATTTTGATGGCCTCAAGTGTCCTCCCGCTTCCCCTATATCGCCTTTGAACCTCTTCTCAAACTGTGAAGACTTCGGTTTCTATGAGAAAAAGAAGAGCTTAGCcagaaagaagaagaataacAAAAGGGTTCACGTTAAATGCAAGAATATGTCGTCCAATTCCACATTTTTCAGCTCATCTTCTCATGAAAGTGTTACTTACAGCAGCAATTATGGTGGATGTGGGTGGTGGTTTAGCAGTGAAGATGAAACCGaaactcttttctcttcaagAACTCTATCCTTGGATTCAACGGAATCAATCCGGCAACATTCTAATTACCGGAGAAAGTACAACACTCGTCGGAGAAGAGCTAAGAGCTGTAGCTGTAACATTGGGGTTTTACCTTTGGAAGGAAGGAATACAGTAAAAGACAGCTTTGCAGTGGTGAAAAGTTCCGATGATCCCTACAATGATTTCAAGGCATCAATGGTGGAGATGATCGTCGAGAGACAGATATTTGCAGATCAAGACCTGGAACAACTGTTGCAGTGTTTCTTGTCATTGAACTCTCATCACCATCATAGGATTATTATTGAGGTCTTTACAGAGATTTGTAAGACCTTGTTCTCTAACTGGTCTTAA